The genomic region GGCGGCCACGATCGCCAGGCCGAGCCCGCTGCCGCCGGTTTCCCTGGTCCTCGAGGTGTCCGCCCGGTAAAAGCGCTCGAAGATCCGGGCAGCCTCGTCGTCCGGGACGCCCGGACCGTGGTCCCGGACCTCGATCACGGACTGCTGTGCGCCATCCGGTGCCGTCCGGACTCCCACGCCGATTTCAATGGGGCTGCCCTCCGGCGTGTACCGCAGGGCATTGCCGACCAGGTTGCTGACCACCTGGCGCAATTTGGCTTCGTCGCCCAGCACTGGTGCGGCAGCGGGGGCCGCGCCGTCCAGGCCGGTCAGCGTGATGGTGCGGCTGCGGTCGCTCGCCTGGGTGTCCACCACGGCGTCGTTGGCCAGCAGCAGCAGATCCGCCGGTTTCTGCTGCAGCGGGCGCTGCTCGTCGATCCTCGCCAGCAGCAGCAGGTCCTCCACCATGGCTCCCATGCGTTTGGCTTCGCTTTCGATCCGTCCCATCGCGGTGGCCACGTCTTCCGGGGTGGACAGGGCGCCGTGCCGGTACAGCTCGGAGAAGCCCCGAATGGTCACCAGCGGGGTGCGCAGTTCGTGCGAGGCATCGGCGGCGAAGCGCCGCATCCGTGCCTCGGACGCCATCCGGGCGGCGAACGCGGTTTCAATGTGCGCGAGCATGGCGTTGAGGGAACTGCCGAGCCGGCCCACCTCCGTTCCCGGATTTTCCACTTCCACGCGCCGGGACAAATCTCCCGCGGCGATCGCCGCGGCCGTCTTCTCCACCCGGGTCAGCGGCCGGAAGGACCGCGAGACGGTCCACGTAGCGATGAAGAACGCCAGCACGAGGGTCAGCAGCCCTACCCCCACCACCACCAGGGCGGCGTGCTCCATCACGGAATCGACGGGGTCCAGCGGCAGTCCGATCACGACGACGGCGCTGCGCTGGTTGTTGTCCACGACGTTGACCGCCACGACCCGCCAGTTGCCGCCGTCGGAGCCGCGCACCTGGAAGGGCATCTGCTGGCGCTCCCGGGCCTCGACGGTGGAGAACGTGGCGATGGCGGGGTGGGAATCCTTGTCGCCACCGAACACCCAGGGCTTCAGGCCCGGGCTGAAGAGCATGAGGGAGTAGTCGGTGGGAACGTTGGAAGTGGTTTCCTGCAGCTGGCTGAAGGATTTCTCCTGGCGCGCGGAATCGACGGCGGCCCGGAGCTTGTCGTCCACCTGGCCCTGCAGGAAGCTGTGCAGCAGCGTCAGCGTGCCCGCGCCCGTGGCGGTGAGGGCCACGAGCATGAGCGCCATCATGATGGCCACAAGCTGCGACCGCAGCGAGGCCGACTTCCAGCGGTGCAGCAAGGTCAGCGCTTCTCGGCAGTCCGCAGAACGTAGCCGACGCCGCGCTTGGTCTGGATCAGTGCGGGGGCGTCGGGGTCGATATCGACCTTGCGGCGCAGGTAGGAAATGTAGGACTCCACGATCGAGGCATCACCGTTGAAGTCGTATTCCCACACGTGGTCGAGGATCTGGGCCTTGGACAGGACCCGGTTCGGGTTAAGCATCAGGTAGCGCAGGAGCTTGAATTCTGTGGGGGACAGCTCGATCACGGTTCCGCCGCGGCGGACCTCGTGGGCGTCGTCGTCGAGCTGCAGGTCATCGACCCGAATCACGGCGTCGTCGTCGATCTGCGGCTGCGTGCGCCGGAGCACCGCGCGGATGCGGGCTACCACCTCGTCGAGGCTGAAGGGCTTGGTGACGTAGTCGTCGCCGCCCACCGTCAGGCCGGTGACCTTGTCCTCGGTGTCGTCCTTGGCCGTCAGGAACAGCACGGGGAAGTGCTTGCCGGCGGCGCGGAGGCGGCGGGTGACCGTGAAACCGTCCATGTCCGGCAGCATGACGTCCAGGACCGCCAGATCGGGGGCATGCAGCTCGGCCGCAGCCAGTGCCTCGCGTCCGCTGCCGGCCGAGACAACTTCAAAACCTGCGAAGCGCAGGGATGTCGACAGCAGCTCGCGGATGTTCGGTTCATCATCGACGACGAGCAGCTTGGCTTCGGGACCGTTCTTCTTCATGTTCCCATGATGCTCCCAGACTCTGGGAGTTCTCTGAATGGACGATGAGTGTTGCATGGGCTCTCAACCGGCGGTGCCGACGTCCTTGGCGTCCATGATCCCGTAGGCATAGCCCTGCTCGGCGAGGAAGCGCTGCCGTTTGGCGGCGAAGTCCTGATCCAGGGTGTCCCGGGCCACGAGCGAGTAGAACCGGGCGGCACGGCCGTCCTTCTTCGGGCGCAGCAGCCGGCCCAGGCGCTGGGCCTCCTCCTGGCGGGACCCGAACGAGCCCGAAACCTGGATCGCGACCGACGCCTCGGGCAGGTCAATGGAGAAGTTGGCCACCTTGGACACCACGAGGGTCTTCACCTCGCCGGCACGGAAGGCGTCAAAGAGCCGCTGGCGCTCCTTGACCGGCGTGTCGCCCTTGATCACCGGCGCGTCGAGGCGCTCGGCGATCTCGTCGAGCTGGTCGATGTACTGCCCGATCACCAGCAGCTGCTCGCCCGCGTGTTCGGCCACAAGCTCCTCCACCACCCGGGTCTTCGTCTCGGACGTGGCGCACAGGCGGTATTTGTCGGCATCTTCGGCCATTGCGTAGGCCACCCGTTCGTCCCGGGGCAGGTCCACCCGGACCTCCACGCAGTCGGCGGGGGCGATGTAGCCCTGGGTCTCGATGTCCTTCCACGGCGCGTCGTAGCGTTTCGGCCCGATCAGGCTGAAGACCTCGCCTTCCCGGCCGTCCTCCCGCACCAAAGTGGCGGTGAGCCCGAGCCGGCGCCGGGCCTGGAGGTCCGCCGTCATCCGGAAGATCGGGGCCGGAAGCAGGTGGACCTCGTCGTAGATGATCAGGCCCCAGTCGTTGCCGTCGACGAGTTCCAGGTGCGGATACAGCCCGCCGCGCTTCGTGGTCAGGACCTGGTACGTGGCGATCGTGACCGGGCGGACTTCCTTGACGGAGCCGGAGTATTCGCCGATCTCTTCCTCCGTCAGCGACGTGCGCTTGAGGAGCTCGTCCTTCCACTGCCGCGCCGCGACGGTGTTGGTCACCAGGATCAGCGTGGTGGTGGAGCTGGTGGCCATGGCGGCCGCACCAACCAGCGTCTTGCCGGCGCCGCAGGGAAGCACGACGACGCCGCTGCCGCCGGCCCAGAAGTTCTCCGTGGCCAGTTGCTGGTACGGGCGCAGCTTCCAGCCGGTTTCGTTGAGCACGATGGGGTGCGGCGTGCCGTCCACGTAGCCGGCCAGGTCCTCCGCCGGCCAGCCGATCTTGAGCAGAAGCTGCTTGAGCTGGCCGCGCGCGGAGGAATGCACCACCACGGTCTCGCCGTCGATCCGCGGCCCGAGCAGCGGGGCGATCTTCTTGGCCCGGCTGATCTCTTCCAGCACCGGATAGTCGGATGTGCGCATGACCAGGCCGTGCTGTGGGTCCTTTTCCAGCCGAAGCCGGCCGTACCGGGACATGGTCTCTTCGACGTCGATCAGGAGCGAGTGTGGCACCGGGAACCGGGAGTACTTGAGCAGGGTGTCCAGCACCTTCTCGGCGTCCAGCCCGGCCGCCCGGGCGTTCCAGAGCCCCAGCGGCGTCAGCCGGTAGCTGTGCACATGCTCCGGGGCCCGTTCCAGCTCGGCGAACGCGGCGATGGCGTGCCGGGCTTCTGTGGCGAGCTCGTGGTCGACCTCCAGGAGGATGGTCTTGTCACTTTGGACGATCAGGGGCCCGTCATTCACTGGAGCAGTTCCTCTGTAGCTTCTACGTCGATAATCCGATGGATGGACAGGACACGTTCGGTCTCCTTGTCCGGATCGAACACGCGCACCCGCCCGCCATTCACAGCTACCGGAACAACAGTCTCTCGGCTGGCATTCCCCATGCTGTCCACGACGTTCATGACCACCCGCTGCTTGAGGCGGAT from Arthrobacter sp. NicSoilB8 harbors:
- a CDS encoding response regulator transcription factor; this translates as MKKNGPEAKLLVVDDEPNIRELLSTSLRFAGFEVVSAGSGREALAAAELHAPDLAVLDVMLPDMDGFTVTRRLRAAGKHFPVLFLTAKDDTEDKVTGLTVGGDDYVTKPFSLDEVVARIRAVLRRTQPQIDDDAVIRVDDLQLDDDAHEVRRGGTVIELSPTEFKLLRYLMLNPNRVLSKAQILDHVWEYDFNGDASIVESYISYLRRKVDIDPDAPALIQTKRGVGYVLRTAEKR
- a CDS encoding HAMP domain-containing sensor histidine kinase encodes the protein MLHRWKSASLRSQLVAIMMALMLVALTATGAGTLTLLHSFLQGQVDDKLRAAVDSARQEKSFSQLQETTSNVPTDYSLMLFSPGLKPWVFGGDKDSHPAIATFSTVEARERQQMPFQVRGSDGGNWRVVAVNVVDNNQRSAVVVIGLPLDPVDSVMEHAALVVVGVGLLTLVLAFFIATWTVSRSFRPLTRVEKTAAAIAAGDLSRRVEVENPGTEVGRLGSSLNAMLAHIETAFAARMASEARMRRFAADASHELRTPLVTIRGFSELYRHGALSTPEDVATAMGRIESEAKRMGAMVEDLLLLARIDEQRPLQQKPADLLLLANDAVVDTQASDRSRTITLTGLDGAAPAAAPVLGDEAKLRQVVSNLVGNALRYTPEGSPIEIGVGVRTAPDGAQQSVIEVRDHGPGVPDDEAARIFERFYRADTSRTRETGGSGLGLAIVAAIVGAHSGSVRVGKTDGGGATLVVSIPYLDENAKEMSAAEMST
- a CDS encoding DNA repair helicase XPB, which encodes MNDGPLIVQSDKTILLEVDHELATEARHAIAAFAELERAPEHVHSYRLTPLGLWNARAAGLDAEKVLDTLLKYSRFPVPHSLLIDVEETMSRYGRLRLEKDPQHGLVMRTSDYPVLEEISRAKKIAPLLGPRIDGETVVVHSSARGQLKQLLLKIGWPAEDLAGYVDGTPHPIVLNETGWKLRPYQQLATENFWAGGSGVVVLPCGAGKTLVGAAAMATSSTTTLILVTNTVAARQWKDELLKRTSLTEEEIGEYSGSVKEVRPVTIATYQVLTTKRGGLYPHLELVDGNDWGLIIYDEVHLLPAPIFRMTADLQARRRLGLTATLVREDGREGEVFSLIGPKRYDAPWKDIETQGYIAPADCVEVRVDLPRDERVAYAMAEDADKYRLCATSETKTRVVEELVAEHAGEQLLVIGQYIDQLDEIAERLDAPVIKGDTPVKERQRLFDAFRAGEVKTLVVSKVANFSIDLPEASVAIQVSGSFGSRQEEAQRLGRLLRPKKDGRAARFYSLVARDTLDQDFAAKRQRFLAEQGYAYGIMDAKDVGTAG